The Streptomyces puniciscabiei genomic interval ACGGCGTTCCGTGACGCACTGTGGCCCGTGTTCGGGACGGGCACGCTGACGTCCGTACCGGCCCTGGCCGCCCTCACGCTCGGCGCCGGTCTGGTCACGTCCCTGGTCACAGCCGCTCTCCTGCTCGCTTGGTCCCCGTACGACTTCTCCGGCTCGCGCCGCCGCTTCGGCGGTGCCGCCACCCACCTTCGACGACCGGACAAGCACCGGGGAAAGGCGTGACGATGCAACCGTCCACACCGCACGACCGAGCAACACCTGCGATCTGCGCCGCGAGCTGGCCAAACGGTACGGCCGCAGGCAGGCCGTCAGCGGGCTCGGCCTCACCGTGCAAGCCGGCCAGATCTGCGCCCCTGCTCGGCCCGAACGGGGCGGGCAAGACCTCCACGATGCGGATGCTGGTCGGCCTGTCGTCCCCTGACACCGGCAGCGCGCGCCTCCTGGGCGAGCCGGTCGGCCTGGGCGCGGACGTGCTGCGTCGCGTCGGCGTGCTCATCGACGGCCCGGCGTTCGTGCCGCACCTCACCGGCCGGGCCAACCTGCGGCTCCTGTGGTCGGCGACTGGGCGGGCATGGCCGCCCCCCGCTCTGGACGACGCCCTGGATCTCGCCGGGCTCGGCGAGGCGCTCGACCGCAAGGTCAAGGGCTATTCGATGGGGATGAAGCAGCGGCTGATGCTGGCCCAGGCCCTGATGCGGAAGCCCGACGTGCTGATCCTGGACGAGCCGGCCAACGGACTGGACCCCGGCGAGGTCCGGGCCCTGCGCGAGTACCTGGGAGAGCTGGCCCGACGAGGGGCCGCCGTGCTCGTCTCCAGCCACCAGCTCGCCGAGGTGCAGCAACTGGCCACCCACGTCGTCGTGATGAACCACGGCCGACTGATCGCCGCAGGACCGATGGACGAACTGCTCGGCGCCGCCGGCACCCACCGCCTCCAGGCCGACGACACCGAGCAGGCTGCCGCCGTACTGCGCCGACTGCCCGGCGTCGCGACGGTCACGACGCGTGGGGACGAGATCGTCGTCCCCCCCCCGGCGTGCACTCCCGCGACCTGGTACGCGCGCTGGTCACGGAGGGCATCGGCGTCACGTCTGCGCAGCAGGAGAGCAAGTCCCTGGAAGAAGCGTAGACAGGGATGACCGTGGGCACCCTGAAGCCGCTCTCGGTCGCCAGGCGCGCCAGTTGCCTGCCGATCCCCGCGTTGCGGACGACCCGTTCGGCCACATGGCGGGTGTAGGCACGCGTCAGGTCGCTGTCCGGATGGTCGACCGCCAGGGTTTCCCAGTCGGGCTCGCCCATGACGAGCCGCCCGCCCGGCCGCAGGACCCGGCGGATCTCACCGAGCGCGGCCAGGGGATCGGCGACATGCTGCAGGACCCGGTCGGTGCGGGCGCGGTCCGCGGTGTGGTCGGGCATCGGCAGGTCGCGGATGTCCGCGTGCCGGACGTCCACCATGGCCTCACCAGCGGTGCGGGCCCGCGCGGCGTCCACCATGTTCCGGTCGTGGTCGACGCCTACGACCGCGCCGGCTGGGCCGACTGCCTGGGCGAGCGCCTCAAGGTCGGTACCGGGGCCGCAGCCGAGGGCGAGCACCCGGTGTCCGGCACGCAGGTCGAGTGCGTCGAGCATCCGCCGCTTGTAGGAGCGGCCGAGATCGCTCGTGGCGAGCCGGTCGAGATAGCTGACGGGGTCGGCCTGTCCGTCTCGAATTCGGTCGGACGGTCTCCGCAGTGGTGGCGAGTCGACCGGCTCGGCACAAGGGCAGGCGAACAAGTCACACCCCGGAGCCGAGCATGTCGGAGAGAGGCATTCATCCGCAGGCCGGTGCGTTGCCTTCGGAGCCGGTCCCGCGGACTGGGACGAGGAGGGTGAACGTGGCCGGAGCCCTTCTGGTGAGGGAGAGCCGGCCGCCGATGGAGTGGGCCAGTTCGGAAGCGAGGGCGAGGCCGATGCCCGTCCCGTGGCCGCCGCCGGTGTGTCCGCGGTCGAACAGCTGCGCCGGCTCGCCCTCCGCGGCTCCCTCGTCGCTCACGTCGAAGGCGAGGGCGTCGTTCAGGTCCCGCACCACCAGTCGCACGGTTCCGCGTCCGTGCACCCG includes:
- a CDS encoding methyltransferase domain-containing protein, whose amino-acid sequence is MFACPCAEPVDSPPLRRPSDRIRDGQADPVSYLDRLATSDLGRSYKRRMLDALDLRAGHRVLALGCGPGTDLEALAQAVGPAGAVVGVDHDRNMVDAARARTAGEAMVDVRHADIRDLPMPDHTADRARTDRVLQHVADPLAALGEIRRVLRPGGRLVMGEPDWETLAVDHPDSDLTRAYTRHVAERVVRNAGIGRQLARLATESGFRVPTVIPVYASSRDLLSCCADVTPMPSVTSARTRSRECTPGGGRRSRPHAS